In Streptomyces alboniger, the following are encoded in one genomic region:
- the msrA gene encoding peptide-methionine (S)-S-oxide reductase MsrA, whose product MIFGRTPELPTPEQALKGRATPEFEVPSRHTVLGNALLGPYPEGLAVADFALGCFWGAERKFWQTPGVWTTYVGYQGGYTEHPSYEEVCSGLTGHTEAVRVVFDPARVSYASLLKLFWESHNPTQGFRQGNDVGTQYRSAIYTHSPEQEAGAKASLEAYQKVLTAAGHGTITTTILPADNKPFWPAEPYHQQYLDKNPDGYCGIGGTGALLDTPSETNWGRACPTGIAPADS is encoded by the coding sequence ATGATCTTCGGCCGCACGCCCGAGCTCCCCACCCCCGAGCAGGCCCTGAAGGGCCGGGCGACCCCGGAATTCGAGGTCCCCTCGCGCCACACGGTCCTCGGCAACGCACTGCTCGGCCCCTACCCCGAGGGCCTGGCCGTCGCGGACTTCGCGCTGGGCTGCTTCTGGGGCGCGGAGCGCAAGTTCTGGCAGACGCCGGGCGTCTGGACGACGTACGTCGGCTACCAGGGCGGCTATACGGAGCACCCGTCCTACGAAGAGGTCTGCTCCGGCCTGACGGGCCACACGGAGGCGGTCCGCGTCGTCTTCGACCCGGCGCGCGTCTCGTACGCGTCCCTCCTGAAGCTCTTCTGGGAGTCCCACAACCCCACGCAGGGCTTCCGCCAGGGCAACGACGTGGGCACGCAGTACCGCTCGGCGATCTACACCCACTCGCCCGAGCAGGAGGCGGGAGCGAAGGCGTCCCTGGAGGCGTACCAGAAGGTCCTGACGGCGGCGGGCCACGGCACGATCACGACGACGATCCTGCCCGCGGACAACAAGCCCTTCTGGCCGGCCGAGCCCTACCACCAGCAGTACCTGGACAAGAACCCCGACGGCTACTGCGGCATCGGCGGCACGGGCGCCCTCCTGGACACCCCCTCGGAGACGAACTGGGGCCGGGCATGCCCGACGGGCATCGCCCCGGCCGATAGCTAA
- a CDS encoding sigma factor-like helix-turn-helix DNA-binding protein — MRERQAFQDARRAREFEAFVAGAAGRLLHAATLLTAERPADNPRARALLTAALAHTYAAWDRLRGEDPYDRTRQQLALRFARGAWRHHRGHGGVLARLSPQERLILVLRMYEGVAEEQTAALLGLPAERVAAICARAIATALHPPRGPAPTGALSGAAPS; from the coding sequence GTGCGAGAACGGCAGGCGTTCCAGGACGCCCGCCGTGCCCGGGAGTTCGAGGCGTTCGTCGCGGGCGCGGCAGGCAGGCTCCTGCATGCCGCGACGCTGCTCACCGCCGAGCGCCCGGCGGACAACCCACGCGCGCGTGCCCTGCTGACCGCCGCCCTCGCACATACGTACGCGGCGTGGGACCGGCTGCGCGGCGAGGACCCTTACGACCGCACCCGCCAGCAGCTCGCCCTGCGCTTCGCGCGCGGGGCCTGGCGCCACCATCGCGGTCACGGCGGCGTCCTGGCCCGGCTGAGCCCCCAGGAACGGCTGATTCTCGTGCTCCGGATGTACGAGGGCGTGGCCGAGGAACAGACGGCGGCGCTCCTCGGGCTGCCGGCCGAGCGGGTCGCGGCGATCTGCGCGCGTGCCATAGCGACGGCCCTGCATCCGCCGCGCGGGCCCGCGCCGACGGGGGCGCTGAGCGGGGCGGCGCCCTCATGA
- a CDS encoding MarR family winged helix-turn-helix transcriptional regulator has product MPTTPDMTTASEPGLLDSLQHQVAVFARRAEQTRLGGVGQVRNSMDRAAYLLLNRLDKEGPMGVKALAASMGIDSSTVTRQVAPLVDTGLVKRTSHPEDGRAVVLQLSPRGQARLDEVRSSRRELMAELTQDWAPEERESFCALLTRFNSALSARQTSHAAPGGEVPATPES; this is encoded by the coding sequence ATGCCCACAACTCCGGACATGACGACCGCCAGTGAACCCGGCCTTCTCGACAGCTTGCAACACCAGGTGGCGGTCTTCGCCCGCCGCGCGGAGCAGACCCGCCTCGGCGGGGTAGGCCAGGTCCGCAACTCCATGGACCGCGCCGCCTATCTGCTGCTCAACCGCCTCGACAAGGAAGGGCCGATGGGCGTCAAAGCGCTCGCGGCGAGCATGGGCATCGACTCCTCGACGGTCACCCGGCAGGTCGCCCCGCTGGTCGACACCGGGCTCGTCAAGCGCACCTCGCACCCGGAGGACGGCCGTGCCGTGGTGCTCCAGCTGTCGCCGCGCGGCCAGGCCAGGCTCGACGAGGTGCGTTCCTCGCGGCGCGAGCTGATGGCCGAACTGACGCAGGACTGGGCGCCGGAGGAGCGTGAGAGCTTCTGCGCGCTCCTCACACGCTTCAACTCCGCCCTCTCGGCTCGCCAGACGTCACACGCGGCGCCCGGCGGAGAGGTTCCGGCCACTCCGGAGTCTTGA
- a CDS encoding alpha/beta fold hydrolase has protein sequence MPFAEAADGAALHYLLHGSGEPLVLLAGQSNNHHWWDCVRADFAARFTTLVLDHRGTGESDRPDTDTYSTPGFARDVIAVLDHAGIERAHVYGTSMGGRIAQFLAADHPERVGRLVLGCTSPGAPHGVERGPEVRAALTQADPDAVRRALLELMYTPGWLAEREREDPGRDFHTLGDPTMPAHARRRHLRASARHDAWDALPRIQAPTLVVHGTDDAFNPAANAPLLAARIPDARTFLVPGARHAYFEEFADVATEPVLAFLDGGAPPRSPGQPPLP, from the coding sequence ATGCCCTTCGCGGAAGCGGCCGACGGCGCCGCACTCCACTACCTGCTGCACGGCTCCGGTGAGCCGTTGGTCCTGCTGGCCGGGCAGTCCAACAACCACCACTGGTGGGACTGCGTGCGCGCCGACTTCGCCGCGCGCTTCACGACCCTCGTACTCGACCACCGCGGCACCGGCGAGAGCGACCGGCCCGACACGGACACGTACAGCACGCCCGGCTTCGCCCGGGATGTCATCGCGGTCCTCGATCACGCGGGGATCGAACGCGCCCACGTCTACGGCACGTCCATGGGCGGCCGCATCGCGCAGTTCCTGGCCGCCGACCACCCCGAGCGCGTCGGCCGGCTCGTCCTCGGCTGTACGTCGCCGGGGGCCCCGCACGGCGTCGAGCGCGGCCCCGAGGTCCGGGCGGCCCTGACCCAGGCCGACCCGGACGCCGTGCGCCGCGCTCTGCTGGAGCTGATGTACACCCCGGGCTGGCTCGCCGAGCGGGAGCGCGAGGACCCGGGGCGGGATTTCCACACCCTCGGCGACCCGACCATGCCCGCCCACGCCCGCCGCCGCCACCTGCGGGCCAGCGCCCGGCACGACGCGTGGGACGCGCTGCCCCGGATCCAGGCCCCGACGCTCGTCGTCCACGGCACGGACGACGCGTTCAACCCGGCGGCCAACGCCCCGCTGCTCGCCGCCCGCATCCCGGACGCCAGGACGTTCCTCGTCCCCGGCGCCCGGCACGCCTACTTCGAGGAGTTCGCGGACGTGGCCACCGAACCGGTGCTCGCGTTCCTGGACGGGGGCGCCCCGCCCCGGAGCCCGGGTCAGCCGCCGCTGCCGTAG
- a CDS encoding ClpP family protease, whose protein sequence is MSVLGSGWDAVVRPRGEDGETVPSRFDDHLAAQLLNQRIVFLGTQVDEVSANRVCAQMLLLSAEDPKTDISLYINSPGGSVTAGLAIYDTMRLIPNDVSTLAMGFAASMGQFLLSVGTRGKRFALPNARIMMHQPSAGIGGTTADIAIQAENLEFTKSAIERITAEHTGQSPETISRDGDRDRWFTAEQAKEYGMVDRVVESLEDVRPAGSKRRIGLGI, encoded by the coding sequence ATGTCAGTACTCGGCAGTGGCTGGGACGCGGTGGTGCGGCCGCGGGGTGAGGACGGGGAGACCGTCCCTTCGCGGTTCGACGATCACCTCGCCGCCCAGCTGCTCAACCAGCGGATCGTGTTCCTCGGGACGCAGGTCGACGAGGTGTCCGCCAACCGCGTCTGCGCGCAGATGCTGTTGCTGTCGGCGGAGGACCCCAAGACCGACATCAGTCTGTACATCAACAGCCCCGGTGGGTCGGTGACCGCGGGGCTCGCCATCTACGACACCATGCGGCTCATCCCGAACGACGTCTCCACCCTCGCCATGGGATTCGCCGCCAGCATGGGCCAGTTCCTGCTCAGCGTGGGGACGCGCGGCAAGCGGTTCGCGCTGCCCAACGCGCGGATCATGATGCACCAGCCGTCCGCGGGCATCGGCGGCACCACCGCCGACATCGCCATCCAGGCCGAGAACCTGGAGTTCACGAAGAGTGCCATCGAACGGATCACGGCCGAGCACACCGGCCAGAGCCCCGAAACGATCTCCCGGGACGGTGACCGCGACCGGTGGTTCACGGCCGAGCAGGCCAAGGAGTACGGGATGGTCGACCGCGTGGTCGAGTCCCTGGAGGACGTGCGGCCCGCCGGGTCGAAGCGGCGCATCGGGCTCGGGATCTGA
- a CDS encoding helix-turn-helix domain-containing protein: MKTAPRPPADGAKEPLWRDVVGDVLRRERLAQERTLKDVADAARISMPYLSELERGRKEASSEVLAAAAHALGLRLSDLLSLAQGRLVGLPRARPTGAAYQGEVRLAA; encoded by the coding sequence ATGAAGACAGCGCCGCGCCCGCCCGCCGATGGGGCCAAGGAGCCTCTCTGGCGGGACGTCGTCGGGGACGTCCTGCGCCGGGAGCGCCTCGCGCAGGAGCGCACGCTCAAGGACGTGGCGGACGCCGCCCGGATCTCCATGCCGTACCTCTCCGAGCTGGAGCGCGGCCGCAAGGAGGCCTCCTCCGAGGTCCTCGCGGCCGCCGCCCACGCGCTCGGGCTGCGCCTGTCCGACCTGCTCTCCCTGGCCCAGGGCCGGTTGGTCGGCCTCCCCCGTGCGAGGCCGACCGGGGCGGCGTACCAGGGCGAGGTGCGCCTGGCCGCGTAA
- the ilvA gene encoding threonine ammonia-lyase: MSYRTPHSLPTVTLDDVRGARKMLSGVARMTAMEGSRHLSQLVGAPVHLKCENLQRTGSFKLRGAYVRIAGLLPEERAAGVVAASAGNHAQGVALASSLLGVRSTVFMPAGAPLPKVAATREYGAEVRLHGQVVDETLAAAQEYARETGAVFIHPFDHPDIIAGQGTVGLEVLEQCPELRTLVVGVGGGGLAAGIAVAVKALRPDVRLVGVQAAGSAAYPPSLAAGHPVSIDNPATMADGIKVGRPGDVPFQLVEDLVDDIVTVSEDELSSALLLCLERAKLVVEPAGASPVAALLSSPKSFEGPVVALLSGGNVDPLLMQRILRQGMAAAGRYLSLRLRLTDRPGALATLLGVLTVVDANVLDVSHVRTDPRLGLTEAEVELHLETKGPEHCAEVGAALREAGYTVIV, from the coding sequence ATGAGCTATCGCACGCCTCACTCCTTGCCGACCGTCACCCTCGACGATGTGCGCGGTGCGCGGAAGATGCTCTCCGGAGTGGCCCGGATGACGGCGATGGAGGGCAGCAGGCACCTGTCCCAGCTGGTCGGCGCGCCGGTGCACCTCAAGTGCGAGAACCTCCAGCGGACGGGCTCCTTCAAGCTGCGCGGGGCGTACGTGCGTATCGCGGGCCTGCTTCCCGAGGAGCGCGCCGCGGGTGTCGTGGCCGCCAGCGCGGGCAACCACGCGCAGGGCGTGGCCCTCGCCTCCTCACTGCTCGGCGTGCGCTCCACGGTGTTCATGCCCGCCGGGGCGCCCCTGCCCAAGGTCGCGGCGACCAGGGAGTACGGCGCCGAGGTGCGGCTGCACGGCCAGGTCGTCGACGAGACGCTGGCCGCCGCGCAGGAGTACGCGCGCGAGACGGGCGCGGTCTTCATCCACCCCTTCGACCACCCCGACATCATCGCGGGGCAGGGCACGGTCGGCCTGGAGGTCCTGGAGCAGTGCCCCGAGCTGCGCACCCTCGTCGTCGGCGTCGGGGGCGGCGGACTCGCGGCGGGCATCGCGGTGGCCGTCAAGGCGCTGCGCCCGGACGTGCGGCTCGTCGGCGTGCAGGCGGCGGGCTCCGCGGCCTACCCGCCCTCGCTCGCCGCGGGGCACCCGGTGTCGATCGACAACCCCGCGACCATGGCGGACGGCATCAAGGTCGGACGCCCCGGTGATGTTCCGTTCCAACTGGTCGAGGACCTGGTCGACGACATCGTCACGGTCTCCGAGGACGAGCTGTCCAGCGCCCTGCTGCTCTGCCTGGAGCGCGCCAAGCTGGTCGTCGAGCCCGCGGGCGCCAGCCCCGTCGCGGCCCTGCTGAGCAGCCCGAAGTCGTTCGAGGGGCCGGTCGTCGCGCTGCTCTCGGGCGGCAATGTGGACCCGCTCCTGATGCAGCGCATCCTGCGCCAGGGCATGGCGGCGGCGGGCCGCTACCTGTCGCTGCGGCTGCGCCTGACGGACCGCCCCGGCGCCCTCGCCACGCTCCTCGGCGTGCTGACCGTGGTCGACGCCAACGTCCTCGACGTGAGTCACGTACGCACCGACCCGCGCCTCGGCCTGACCGAGGCGGAGGTCGAGCTGCACCTGGAGACGAAGGGGCCCGAACACTGCGCCGAGGTGGGCGCGGCGCTGCGCGAGGCGGGCTACACGGTCATCGTCTGA
- a CDS encoding NAD(P)-dependent alcohol dehydrogenase yields MTEQITTVSAYAAPAPDAPLERTTIPRRAVGEFDVLIDIKYAGICHSDIHQARDGWGEGIFPMVPGHEIAGIVAEVGPGVTKFSVGDHVGVGCMVDSCRRCENCAAGLEQYCTGGNVGTYNALDKNGEPTYGGYSTHIVVDEAFTLRIPDGIALDVAAPLLCAGITTYSPLAHWKAGPGTKVAVVGLGGLGHMAVKIAHAMGAEVTVLSQSLRKKDDGLRLGAEHYYATSDDATFEALAGRFDLILSTVSAPLPLDKYLGLLRTDGAFVNVGAPEEPVSLSLFSVIAGRKTLAGSGIGGIRETQEMLDFCAEHGLGSEIELIRADQINEAYERVLASDVRYRFVIDAATI; encoded by the coding sequence ATGACTGAGCAGATCACCACCGTTTCCGCCTACGCCGCCCCCGCCCCCGACGCACCCCTGGAGCGGACCACGATCCCGCGCCGCGCCGTCGGCGAGTTCGACGTCCTGATCGACATCAAGTACGCCGGTATCTGCCACTCGGACATCCACCAGGCCCGCGACGGCTGGGGCGAGGGCATCTTCCCGATGGTGCCCGGCCACGAGATCGCCGGAATCGTCGCCGAGGTCGGCCCCGGCGTCACCAAGTTCTCCGTCGGCGACCACGTCGGAGTCGGCTGCATGGTCGACTCCTGCCGCCGGTGCGAGAACTGCGCGGCGGGCCTGGAGCAGTACTGCACGGGTGGCAATGTCGGCACGTACAACGCGCTCGACAAGAACGGCGAGCCGACCTACGGCGGCTACTCCACGCACATCGTCGTGGACGAGGCGTTCACCCTGCGCATCCCCGACGGGATCGCGCTCGACGTGGCCGCCCCGCTGCTGTGCGCCGGCATCACCACGTACTCCCCGCTCGCCCACTGGAAGGCCGGCCCCGGCACGAAGGTCGCCGTCGTCGGCCTCGGCGGTCTCGGCCACATGGCCGTCAAGATCGCGCACGCCATGGGCGCCGAGGTGACCGTCCTCTCCCAGTCCCTGCGCAAGAAGGACGACGGCCTGCGACTGGGCGCCGAGCACTACTACGCGACCAGTGACGACGCCACCTTCGAGGCGCTCGCCGGCCGCTTCGACCTCATCCTCTCCACGGTCTCCGCGCCGCTGCCGCTCGACAAGTACCTGGGCCTGCTGCGCACGGACGGCGCCTTCGTGAACGTCGGCGCCCCCGAGGAGCCGGTCTCCCTCAGCCTCTTCTCGGTGATCGCCGGCCGGAAGACCCTCGCCGGGTCCGGCATCGGCGGCATCCGGGAGACCCAGGAGATGCTGGACTTCTGCGCCGAGCACGGCCTGGGCTCCGAGATCGAGCTGATCCGCGCCGACCAGATCAACGAGGCGTACGAGCGCGTCCTCGCCAGCGACGTGCGCTACCGCTTCGTGATCGACGCCGCGACGATCTGA
- a CDS encoding helix-turn-helix transcriptional regulator — MDESPETPGAAGAQETAGSLEAAGTPGVVAAPPLDARAELSEFLRTRRARLQPQDVGLPSFGRHRRVPGLRREELAQLAGVSVAYYTRLEQGNGRNVSGEVLDAIARALRLTDAEHAHLTRLAKPKTVKKKRATRQQYLRPALQQLLDSMDTVPAYVVGRRTDILGWNALAAALLGDWAELPPGERNLARFCFLDPRSRDLFVDWELKASDVVSYLRMDAGCYPNDPLLSGLVGELSVRSEEFRNLWATHDVREKGHGVKRLRHPLVGELSLSYETLRLPDDCDQSLIMYHAEPESASAQALRLLASWGRDAASVGSATK, encoded by the coding sequence ATGGACGAATCACCCGAGACGCCGGGCGCTGCCGGGGCGCAGGAGACAGCGGGGTCGCTGGAGGCAGCCGGGACGCCCGGGGTGGTCGCGGCTCCGCCCCTGGACGCCCGGGCCGAGCTGAGCGAGTTCCTGCGCACCCGCAGAGCCCGGCTCCAGCCGCAGGACGTGGGGCTGCCCAGCTTCGGGCGGCACCGCCGAGTGCCGGGCCTGCGCCGCGAGGAGCTGGCGCAGCTCGCCGGGGTCTCCGTCGCGTACTACACCCGTCTCGAACAGGGGAACGGCCGCAATGTCTCGGGCGAGGTGCTCGACGCCATCGCGCGCGCCCTGCGCCTGACCGACGCCGAGCACGCGCACCTCACGCGCCTCGCGAAGCCGAAGACCGTGAAGAAGAAGCGGGCCACCCGCCAGCAGTACCTGCGGCCCGCCCTCCAGCAGCTCCTCGACTCCATGGACACCGTGCCCGCGTACGTCGTCGGCCGCCGCACGGACATCCTCGGCTGGAACGCGCTCGCCGCGGCGCTCCTCGGTGACTGGGCCGAACTCCCGCCCGGGGAGCGGAACCTGGCGCGTTTCTGCTTCCTCGACCCGCGCTCGCGCGACCTCTTCGTCGACTGGGAGCTGAAGGCGTCCGACGTCGTCAGCTACCTCCGTATGGATGCCGGCTGCTACCCCAACGACCCGCTGCTGTCCGGGCTGGTCGGCGAACTCTCCGTGCGGAGCGAGGAGTTCAGGAATCTGTGGGCCACGCACGACGTGCGGGAGAAGGGCCACGGCGTCAAACGGCTGCGCCATCCCCTGGTGGGCGAGCTGTCCCTCTCGTACGAGACGCTGCGGCTCCCCGACGACTGCGACCAGTCGCTGATCATGTACCACGCGGAGCCGGAATCGGCGTCGGCGCAGGCGCTGCGGCTGCTGGCTAGCTGGGGCAGGGACGCGGCGTCGGTGGGGTCGGCGACGAAGTGA
- a CDS encoding cystathionine gamma-synthase, which translates to MSDLHSTPGTQSFETVAIHAGNTADPLTGAVVPPIYQVSTYKQDGVGGLRGGYEYSRSANPTRTALEENLAALEGGRRGLAFASGLAAEDCLLRALLSPGDHVVIPNDAYGGTFRLFAKVVSRWGVEWSVADTSDPEAVRAAVTDRTKAIWVETPSNPLLGITDIAAVAQIARDSGARLVVDNTFASPYLQQPLALGADVVVHSMTKYMGGHSDVVGGALVVGDEALGEELAYHQNAMGAVAGPFDAWLVLRGIKTLAVRMDRHSENATKVTEMLTRHARVTRVLYPGLPEHPGHEIAAKQMKAFGGMVSFQVEGGEEAAVEVCNRAKLFTLGESLGGVESLIEHPGRMTHASVAGSALEVPADLVRLSVGIESADDLLADLQQALG; encoded by the coding sequence ATGAGTGACTTGCACAGCACGCCCGGCACACAGAGTTTCGAGACCGTGGCGATCCACGCGGGCAACACGGCCGACCCGCTCACCGGCGCCGTCGTCCCGCCCATCTACCAGGTGTCGACCTACAAGCAGGACGGCGTCGGAGGCCTGCGCGGCGGCTATGAGTACAGCCGCAGCGCGAACCCGACGAGGACCGCCCTGGAGGAGAATCTCGCCGCCCTGGAGGGCGGCCGCCGCGGGCTGGCCTTCGCCTCGGGCCTCGCGGCCGAGGACTGCCTCCTGCGCGCGCTGCTCAGCCCCGGCGACCACGTGGTCATCCCCAACGACGCGTACGGCGGCACGTTCCGCCTCTTCGCCAAGGTCGTCTCGCGGTGGGGCGTCGAGTGGTCCGTGGCCGACACCTCCGACCCGGAGGCGGTGCGGGCCGCGGTGACCGACCGTACGAAGGCGATCTGGGTGGAGACCCCCTCCAACCCGCTGCTCGGCATCACCGACATCGCCGCGGTCGCGCAGATCGCCCGTGACAGCGGGGCGCGCCTCGTCGTCGACAACACCTTCGCGAGCCCTTACCTCCAGCAGCCCCTCGCCCTCGGCGCGGACGTCGTCGTGCACTCCATGACGAAGTACATGGGCGGCCACTCGGACGTCGTCGGCGGCGCGCTCGTCGTCGGCGACGAGGCGCTCGGCGAGGAGCTTGCGTACCACCAGAACGCGATGGGGGCCGTCGCCGGGCCCTTCGACGCCTGGCTGGTGCTGCGCGGCATCAAGACCCTCGCGGTGCGCATGGACCGGCACAGCGAGAACGCCACCAAGGTCACCGAGATGCTGACCCGGCACGCGCGCGTGACGCGCGTCCTGTACCCGGGCCTTCCGGAGCACCCCGGTCACGAGATCGCCGCCAAGCAGATGAAGGCGTTCGGCGGCATGGTGTCGTTCCAGGTCGAGGGCGGCGAGGAGGCGGCCGTCGAGGTCTGCAACCGCGCCAAGCTCTTCACCCTGGGCGAGTCCCTGGGCGGTGTCGAGTCCCTGATCGAGCACCCGGGCCGCATGACGCACGCCTCGGTGGCGGGCTCGGCCCTGGAGGTCCCGGCGGACCTGGTGCGCCTGTCGGTGGGCATCGAATCCGCGGACGACCTCCTGGCGGACCTCCAGCAGGCACTGGGCTAG
- a CDS encoding VOC family protein — protein sequence MSIELNHTIVAATDKKASAQFLADILGLEVSPQYGPFIPVEIPNGVALDYFEGDGGPITPQHYAFLVSEDEFDAIFGRIKARGLPYWADPYHHRANEINTNDGGRGVYWDDPDGHKLEILTKPYGSGG from the coding sequence ATGTCCATCGAGTTGAACCACACGATCGTCGCGGCCACGGACAAGAAGGCGTCCGCCCAGTTCCTCGCGGACATCCTGGGGCTTGAGGTGAGCCCGCAGTACGGGCCGTTCATCCCCGTGGAGATCCCCAACGGCGTGGCCCTCGACTACTTCGAGGGCGACGGCGGGCCGATCACCCCGCAGCACTACGCCTTCCTGGTCTCCGAGGACGAGTTCGACGCGATCTTCGGGCGGATCAAGGCACGGGGCCTGCCCTACTGGGCCGACCCGTACCACCACCGCGCGAACGAGATCAACACGAACGACGGCGGCCGGGGCGTCTACTGGGACGACCCGGACGGGCACAAGCTGGAGATCCTGACCAAGCCCTACGGCAGCGGCGGCTGA
- a CDS encoding ATP-binding cassette domain-containing protein yields the protein MPGAIYAEGLVKTFGDVRALDGVDLDVPEGTVLGLLGPNGAGKTTAVRCLTTLLTPDSGRAVVAGIDVLKHPNEVRRAIGLSGQFAAVDEYLTGRENLQMVARLYQMRAKEAKARAGELLDRFHLADAADRPSKTYSGGMRRRLDLAAALVVSPPVMFMDEPTTGLDPRNRQQLWEVIQELVSGGTTLLLTTQYLEEADHLAHDICVVDHGRVIARGTSDQLKARTGGERVEVVVHEREHIPTASEVLRGFGKGDVTVAEHTRKLTVPVTGGAKLLAEVIRELDTRGIEIDDIGLRRPTLDDVFISLTGHVAALEDEGNGAGAAAKAKRNKEAGI from the coding sequence ATGCCAGGCGCCATCTACGCCGAAGGTCTGGTGAAGACCTTCGGTGACGTAAGGGCTCTGGACGGCGTCGATCTGGACGTCCCCGAGGGCACCGTGCTCGGCCTCCTCGGGCCGAACGGCGCGGGCAAGACCACCGCGGTGCGCTGTCTGACGACGCTCCTGACACCCGACAGCGGCAGGGCCGTCGTCGCGGGGATCGACGTGCTCAAGCACCCGAACGAGGTGCGCCGGGCGATCGGCCTCTCCGGTCAGTTCGCCGCCGTGGACGAGTACTTGACGGGCCGCGAGAACCTCCAGATGGTCGCCAGGCTCTACCAGATGAGGGCGAAGGAGGCCAAGGCAAGGGCGGGTGAGCTGCTCGACCGGTTCCACCTCGCCGACGCCGCGGACCGCCCCTCCAAGACGTACTCGGGAGGCATGCGCCGCCGCCTCGACCTTGCGGCCGCGCTCGTCGTCTCGCCGCCGGTGATGTTCATGGACGAGCCCACCACCGGCCTCGACCCGCGCAACCGCCAGCAGCTGTGGGAGGTCATCCAGGAACTCGTCTCGGGCGGTACGACGCTCCTGCTGACCACCCAGTACCTGGAGGAGGCCGACCACCTCGCGCACGACATCTGCGTCGTCGACCACGGCCGCGTCATCGCCCGCGGCACCTCCGACCAGCTCAAGGCCCGCACCGGCGGCGAGCGCGTCGAGGTCGTGGTGCACGAGCGCGAGCACATCCCCACCGCCTCCGAGGTCCTGCGCGGCTTCGGCAAGGGGGACGTCACCGTCGCCGAGCACACGCGCAAGCTGACCGTGCCCGTCACCGGCGGCGCCAAGCTGCTCGCCGAGGTCATCCGTGAGCTGGACACGCGCGGCATCGAGATCGACGACATCGGCCTGCGCCGCCCGACCCTCGACGACGTCTTCATCTCCCTCACCGGCCACGTCGCGGCGCTGGAGGACGAGGGCAACGGCGCGGGCGCCGCGGCCAAGGCCAAGCGGAACAAGGAGGCCGGCATATGA
- a CDS encoding ClpP family protease, whose translation MSQYTIPTVVERTPQGERAYDIYSRLLSERIIFLGTEIDDGVANVVIAQLLHLESSAPEREVAIYINSPGGSFTSLMAIYDTMSFISAPISTFCVGQAASTAAVLLAGGDPGRRFVLDHARVLLGQPASRGRQGTVSDLALEAQEMLRIRSQVEEVLSRHTHHDVATLRADMDRDKVFTAQEAVAYGLADQVLSRRVLPVAA comes from the coding sequence ATGAGTCAGTACACGATTCCCACGGTCGTCGAGCGCACCCCGCAGGGCGAACGCGCCTACGACATCTACAGCCGCCTGCTCTCCGAGCGCATCATCTTCCTCGGCACGGAGATCGACGACGGCGTCGCCAACGTCGTCATCGCGCAACTGCTCCACCTGGAGTCCTCCGCGCCCGAGCGTGAGGTCGCCATCTACATCAACTCGCCCGGCGGCAGCTTCACTTCGCTCATGGCCATCTACGACACGATGAGCTTCATCTCCGCGCCGATCTCGACGTTCTGCGTCGGCCAGGCCGCCTCCACCGCCGCCGTGCTGCTCGCGGGCGGCGACCCCGGCAGGCGGTTCGTGCTCGACCACGCGCGCGTGCTGCTCGGCCAGCCGGCGAGCCGCGGCCGGCAGGGGACGGTGTCCGATCTCGCCCTGGAGGCACAGGAGATGCTGCGGATCCGCTCCCAGGTGGAGGAGGTGCTGTCCCGGCATACGCACCACGACGTCGCCACCCTGCGCGCCGACATGGACCGGGACAAGGTCTTCACCGCGCAGGAGGCCGTCGCGTACGGCCTCGCCGATCAGGTACTCAGCAGGCGGGTCCTGCCCGTCGCCGCCTGA